CGGAAGCTGCGGTTTGGCAAGCAGTTCGAAGGTGGAGATGATGGCCATGGGGTGCTCGATGATGGAGATCAATCGCAGGCAGGGAAGATCACACAAAACCGAAACGAACAACACCGGAACGTCTCAATCCCGGCGATGACGATGGGCCCCGTAGGAGGGCCTGCCTGTGGACGCTTTTCCTCAATAGTCCGAGCCGAGGTGACAGTTCCTGCATGCAATGGATCGATCTCACGGTTGTGTCTTCGAGGTGACTCGGACCTGTCACGACGATGCAGAAGACCTGCAACGGAGGACGTTTGTCTTCCTGTCGCATGGTCGTAGAACATCGCCCATCGACCATCGCGCACTGCCGATGTCCCTTACCGTTCAGCCATTGCATTTTCAGCCGCTGCATTTCTGCTGGGCTGCCCTTCATCCCCGGCCCAGGGGTGTGGTCGTCTTCATCGGCGGTGCCTTCTTCGGCACCTTCCCCACCGTCTTCTACCGAAGGTTCCTGTCCCTGCTCCATGCCGAGGGATACACGGTGGTGGCCCTGCCGTTCCGCTTCTCCTTCCGCCACTGGTCCATCGCCCTCAGCCTGGTCGCCTATCAGGACGAACTGCGCCGGGAGCTCGCCGAGCTGGCCACCCGCCTCGGCCATGCGCCCGACCCCTACGTCGATTGGAAACCGTTCACCTGGATCGGCCACAGCCTCGGCTGCAAGTACCTTGCCCTGCTGGAGCTGCTCAGCGATCTGGAGCTCGAGGCCCTGCGGCGAGCCCTGGCCGATTGCATCGGCGCCGATCAGGCCGGACGGCTCATTGCCGCCCTCTCCTCGGAGCCCCTCGACCACCAGTCCCTCCACAACCAGCCCACCCTGCTGCTCGACCCGGTGATGGCGGACCTGGAGGACGCCGTGCCACTGCCATTTCTGCAGAAGCTGCTGAACCGCTGGATCCGGGTGTTGCCGTCACGGTCGGAAAGCTTCTGCATCGTCGGGAACTCGCGCCTGTTCAACCTCACCTCCATCGTCGGCTTCGGCAGCCGGCTGGCGGCCACCACGGTGGCGTCCTTCGTGGACCTGCTGGGGCCGCGGCTCCGTCACCTGATCCGGCTCGAGCCGCGTGATCACCTGGCGATCATGGGCGTCGGCCATACGGACATGGAGGTGGTATCCGCCGTCAGCGACTGGTTGAACCAGGAGCCCGCGTGGCACGCCTCCGGAGAATGACGCAAGGTGAGCCCCCCGGCGCCGCTGCGAAGCCTCTGCGATGCCTCTGACGCGATCCGCTCCCGACACCCAGGGCCCACCCTTCCACTACCGGTTTCTGCATCGCGTCGCGCCGGCGGCCCGAACCGGCTTCCTGGAGCTGGAGGAACGGCTGCGGACCGCGGCCCGCGGCTATCCGGGCTTCGTCGAGGAGAGTCTGCCCCTCCCCCTGGGCCAGGCCGACAACGGCGAGCTGCTCTACGAGTCGGCGCTCACCTTCGCCACCCTGGCCGATTTCCTGGGCTGGATGGACAGTCCGGAGCGGCGGAGCCTCCTCAACCCGGCCGAGCGCGGGGGGTACCGCCAGGCCGGCGCAGGCGACTGGGACGGCCATGCCCGCCACCAGTGGCTGAGCGCCGCCGCGGCCTGATCGCCCGTCGCCGGTGGACGTCAGTAGCGGACCCGGTCGGGCAGGGCCTGGTACTCCTTCCAGACCTCCACCGCCTCCTCCCTCAGGATCTGGGTGAGCCGGATCGAGCGTTGCTCCTTGGGCAGGGCCAGCTGCTCGTAGATCGGGCGGTCGTCGAAGTCGCCGTATGCGAGGGCGTCCTCCACCGTGGCGGCGTAGACCACCTCCTCAATGCCGGCCCAGTAGCAGGTGGCCATGCACATCGGGCAGGGTTCGGCGGAGGTGTAGAGGATGCAGCCGGGCAGCTTGAAGCTCTGCAGGGTGATGCAGGCCAGCCGGATCGCCTCCATCTCGCCGTGCCAGGTGGGGTCGTGGCTGGCCACGACGCGGTTCATCCCCTGGGAGATGACCACCCCATCCCTGACGATCACCGCCCCGAAGGCCCCGCCGGTGCCGTACTCCAGGGCCGCTTTGCGGGACAGGTCGATCGCCTGGCGGATGAACGTCTCGTGGTCCGGCGTCGCTGCAGCCATGAACGTTCCCCCGGACGGCTCAGCGTACGCGCGCCGTCCCGGCCAGCTCCAGGCCATCGGCCAGGGGGATCCCCTCCCGCTGGAAGCGGGCCACCAGACGCCCCTGCAGCTCGCGGGAGCAGGCCCACTGCTCGCCGGCCACGGTGGTCAGCAGCATGCTCACGGTGATGCCCAGCGGGCCGGTGGCGCTGACGCCCCGCAGCAGGGGGGGCGTCAGCAGCCTTGGCCCCCAGGCGGGGTCGGCGTGGAAGGCGGCGAGCTCCTCGGCCACCACCGCCAGGGCCTGGTCGATGGCGCTGCAGCGGTGGGAGAGCAGCAGCTTCACCTCCTCGCCGGAGCGCAGCTTGGTGTGGTTCACCACCCGGTCGAAGGCGCTGTTCTGGACCACGGCCATCCGGTGGTCGAGGCAGCGCAGCTGGGTGCTGAGCACCCCCACATCCACCACGTCGCCCTCGAGGCCGTCGATCTCCACCCAGTCGCCGATGGCGTAGCGGTCTTCGATCAGCACGGCGAGGCCGGCGACGAAGTCCCGCAGCAGCCCCTGGAACACCAGGGCCAGGCCGCCGAGGAGGGCGCCACCGGCCAGCAGCAGGGAGGAGGAGGCGGCGCGGATGCCGGGAATGTCGATCAGGATCCAGCCCGCCGCCACCAGGAGACAGGCCAGATCGATGAGGCGGTGGCTCACCCGCAGCAGGCTGCGGTGGCGCTGCTCCCGCCGCGCCTGCTCCTCCACCGGCACCCTGGCCCCGTCGGCCCACTGGTGCAGCAGAAAGGTGGCCAGGGAGCGCACCAGCAGGGCGACCAGCCCCACCACCAGCACCTTGAGGAGGGAGTGAACCGGCTGCAGCAGCAGCTGCAGGCCGAGGGGCACCTTGCCCGGGACGGCCATCACCCCCAGGGCCAGCATGGCCATCAGCTGCAGCAGTAACGCCATCAGCAGCACCAGCCCGAGGGCCTGGTGCAGGAGCAGCCGCTGGTCCAGGGCCCGGTCCGGCGCCGGGTCACGACGGGCCTGGAGCGTGGCGCCGCGTCGGCGGTTCTGGCGCCAGAGCCAGACGGTGGCGGCGACGAACAGGACCAGCACCAGTTCCACCAGGACGGTGACCTGCCAGCGGCGGCGCAGGTCGGCCGGCCGCATCACCCGGCGGGCATGGCGCAGGCGGCTCTGCAGCCGTTGCTGCCAGCGTTCCCCAAGGGCCCAGGCGCTCGTGCCGTTGAGGCTCGCATCGGCTGGGGTGATCGTCAGCAGCGGCAGCGGTTGGGATCGCTCCGGCACCCTGGCCTCCAGCACCACATCCCCCGTTGGCAACTGCCGGCGCTGGACCACCAGCTGGTCGGGGGCGCTGGGCGGGACCGCCTGGAGCGGGGGCTGCTCGCAGGCCCCCCGTTCCCCCCAGCACCCGCAGCAGGAGCCACTCGGCGATCTGCTCGCTCTCGCTGCAGAGCGGCTTCGGGTCGTAGAGCAGGCGGAGGTTGCCTTCGATCACCTCGGCTCGGCGTTGGGCGTCGGGATCTCCGTCCCGTTGCCCCACCACCGGAGAGGCCACGGTGAGGGCGGGAATGCCGAGGATCCTCACCTTGGCCAGCTCGAAACTGCCGGCCGCCACCATCCCTCCGCTCCCGGCCGGGGGCGCCGCCGGCGGGCCCGCGCCGTCGCCGACGGTCGCCGGGGCGGCTGAGATCGGCGCCGGCGCCAGAGAAAAGCCGACGGCCAGCAGCAGGGCCAGGGCCCCCAGCCACCAGGCACGCGCCGCGCCGTGCCACCGGGGGCGGACCCTCACGGCGCCTGATCGGCCGGCTCGCGGAGCCGCGGCAGCAGCTGCACCAGGTTGCAGGGGCGGGTGGCGGTGTCGAGCTGGGCGCGGATCAGCCGGTCCCAGGCGGTGCAGACCGCATCGAGGGAGCCGGGCAGTACGAACACCACTGTGCCGTTGGCCACACCGGCCAGGGCGCGGCTTTGCAGGGTGCTGGTGCCGATCGTCTCGAAGGAGAGCACCCGGAACAGTTCGCCGAAGCCTTCGATCGTCTTGTCGAGCAGGGGCGCCACGGCCTCGGGGGTGCCGTCGCGGCCGGTGAGGCCGGTGCCGCCGGAGCTGATCACCACCTGCACGGCGGGGTCGGCGATCCAGCGGCTCAGCTCGGCCCGGATGCGGTAGCGGTCATCGGGCACCAGGGTGCGCTCCAGCAGCCGATGGCCAGCCGCCTCCAGCCGCTGCTGCAGGGCATCGCCCGAGGGGTCGTCGGCCAGGGTGCGGGTGTCGGAGACCGTGAGCAGGGCGATGGCGAGGGTCACCGGTCCAGCGGTTGCGGTTGGCCCTGACGCTAGGGCGAGGCAGGCCTCTGGCACACTCCAGGGACAGGAGAGTGCCCGGACATGACCTGGAAACGGCTGGGGCGGGGGCTGCTGTTCGGCCTGGCGGGTTTCCTGCTCAGCACCGGCATCAGCTACGTGCTGGTGCTGCAGCTCTACACCCGCCACGACCGCGAACTGGCCGCGGCGATGACCAGCGTCTTCTTCTTCGGTCCCATCGGCGGGGCCATCGCCCTGGTGGTCGGGCTGCTGGTGTGACGCGGGGGCCGCGCTCAGGCCGCCACCGCCTCCACCACCGCGACCGGTGACGGGGTCGGGTGGATCCCCGCCAGGCGCAGGCCGGCGCGCTCCAGCAGCTGGCCGTACTCCGTGGGGGTGCGCTCCCGGCCGCCCTCGGTCATCACCAGCATGTTGAGATCGAGCAGCTTGCCCGGGGCCGGACCGTTGCCCGGGGGAATCACCTGCTCGAGGATCAGCAGCCGGCCGCCGGGGGCCAGGCCGGCGCGGATGTGGCCCAGGATCGTCAGGCAGGCGTCATCGCCCCAGTCGTGGAGGATGTGCTTGAGCAGGTAGGTGTCGCCGCCGGCCGGCACGCCGGCGAAGAAATCGCCGCCGGCGACGCTGAAGCGCCCCTCCAGCTCCGGCGGCACCGCCACCGGCGCCACCACCGCCGGCTGGTCGAAGAGGGTGCCGCGCAGATGGCCGTGGTGGCGCAGCAGGGTCTGCAGCAGCTGGCCGCGGCCGCCGCCCACGTCGATCAGATGGCGGGCGTCGCTGAAGTCCCAGGTGGCCAGCAGTCCCTCGGTCTCGACGCGGGAGAAGTCGGTCATGGCGCCATCGAAGATGGCACCGCGCCCGGGGTTGTGGCCGTACCAGGCGAAGACGGGTGCGCCGAAGCGGTGGCGGAAGGCGCTCTCGCCGCTGCGGACGCTGTGGAGCAGGTCGGTCCAGGCGTCGTAGTGCTCGCCGCCGAGCATCCGCACGAACTGGCGCAGGGAGCCGGGGTGGTCGCTGCGCAGCAGCTCCGCCAGGGGGGTGAGCACGTAGCGGCGCGGCTGGCTCCCGCTCTCGGCGAACACGCCCAGGCTGGCCAGACCCCGCAGCAGCCGGAACAGGGACTCGCCGTCGGCGCCGCAGCGGGCGGCGAGCTCCTCGGCCGTCAGGCCTTCGGGGCCGGCGGCCGCCAGATGGTCGGCGATCGCCAGCTCGGCGGCCACATGCAGCATCTGGGTGATCCAGTTGCCGCAGGCGAGCTGGAGGAACCGGCTGGTGAGGTCCGCGCTGGGGTCCATGGGAGTGGGGCGGGGCGTGGTCGGTCTACACCTGCCCCCGGTCCCCCGCACGGGCATCGGAGCTCACCGGCGGAACGGGCCGCCCCCGCTTAAGTTCCGCTCGACACCCTCCGTCACTGCGCTCCCCAGCCATGACCCTGAGCTTCGCCGAGCTGCTTGACGCCCTTCGCTGGCGCTACGCCACCAAGCAGTTCGACCCCAGCCGCCGCATTCCCGCCGACACCTGGGCAGCGCTGGAGGCGGCGCTGGTGCTCACCCCCTCCTCCTACGGCCTGCAGCCCTGGAGGTTCCTGGTGATCGAGGATCCGGCCCTGCGGGCCGAACTGCGGCCCCATTCCTGGAACCAGTCCCAGATCACCGAGGCCTCGCACCTGGTGGTGTTCCTGGCGCGTCGCACGATCGAGCTGGCCGATCTCACCCGGCTGATCGAGGCCACCAGTGCTGCCCGCGGCGTGCCGGCGGAGCCGCTGGAGGGCTACCGGCAGATGATGCAGAAGGATCTGGTCGACGGCCCCCGCAGCGCCGCCATCGCCACCTGGGCCAGCAACCAGGTGTACATCGCCCTGGGCAATTTCATGACCGCCGCCGCCCTGCTGCAGGTGGACACCTGTCCGATCGAGGGCTTTTCGCCACCCGACTACGACCGCCTGCTGGGCCTGGAGACGACCCCCTACCGCAGTGCCGTGGTGTGCGCCGCCGGGTATCGCGATCCGGCCGACAAGTACGCCGACCTGGCCAAGGTGCGCTACCCGCTCGATGAGCTGATCGAACACCGCTGATCCGCTGCGCCCCCCCTCCGCCGCACCGACCCCGCGCGGGATCAGCCCGTCGCTGGCAGCAGGATCGGATCGAGGGTCCCGTGACGCCAGCGGCCCTCGGCCTTCTCCGCCACCAGCGGCGTGAGCGTGAGCGTCAGGGGGCTACCGGCCGCCACGTCGACCCGCAGGGCGGAGTAGGAGCGACGCAGGGAGGAGCCCCGGCCGCTGCGGCCGAGGAACAGGCGGGAGCGGGCCACGACCCGCTCGCTGCCCGCCGGACCCTCCAGCAGCTCGGGCCCCTCCGGCCGCTGGCGGCGCAGGCTGTAGCCGCTGCCGCCGCAGATCAGCCAGGGGATGTGGGCGTCGCCGTGGCCGGTGTCTCCGGTGTGGAGCAGCTCCAGGCAGTGGGCATGGCCGCTGAAGGCCAGATCGATCAGGGGGCGGCCGGCCGGCCGGTCGCCGAGGGCGGCGGCGACGCGATCCAGCACGCCGCGCAGCCGGGCGCGCACCGCCAGGGTCTGGCCCTGGTCCCACTTGCTGACTTCGGTGACGACGGGGGGATGGTGCAGCACCAGCAGCCGGCCCCGCACCTCCGGGTTGCGCCAGGAGGCGATCAGGGCGTCGGCGAACCAGTCGAGCTGCTCCTGGTCGACGGCCGGCGGCCCGCTCTCGAGCTGCTTGTCGATGTCCCGGATCTGCTCGTCGAGTTGCTGGGCTTTGGCGGCCCGGTCGTCGCGGGCGTCCTCATCGCCGCTGAGGGGACCGAGGGAGAGCAGCAGGGCGCCGCGCTCGGCGTCGAGCTGCTGGCGGCGCCGGCGCAGCTCCCCGTCGTCGTCGCCGGCGGGCAGGGGCTGGTTGAAGGTGTTGGAGTCGAGGGCGAACACATCGAGGCCGGCCCAGCGGAAGGTGTAGTGGCGATGGGGCAGGCGTGTGAAGGCGCCGGGGCGGTAGAGCAGGCAGCGGGCCCCGTCGACCGTGGCGGTGCGGGTGCGGGCCAGGTGCTCCTCCAGCCCGGCCTCGGGCACGGCAGCCAGACCATCGAGGAAAGCGCGGGCCCAGGCCTGGCCCACGTAGGAGCCGTGCCAGCCCACATCCAGCTGGATCCAGCGGCGCAGCAGCCGGCGCGGCGGCGCCGTGAGGCCGGCCAGCAGCCCCAGCGGCAAGGGCAGGTCGTAGTAGTCGTGGTTGCCGAGCACCGGCAGGAACGGCACCCGGAAGACGAGCTGGTCGTAGCGCAGCCCCCGCCAGTCCTCGCCGCCGACGATCCACTCCCGGTAGGGACGGATGAAGTTGTCGGGGTACTGCTCGCTGGAGCCCACCGGGTAGACGACGTCGCCGGTGTGGAGCAGGAAGCGGGCATCGGCGCCATGGGCGAGCAGTTGCTCCGCCACGCGCCGCTGGGGGGTGGCGCGGCGATGCAGCCCGGTGCCGCTGTCGCCGAGCACGAGGAAGGAGAAGGCCTCGGGGGTGCCCGGATCGCCCGCGACCGCCAGGCGGCAGGGGTCGATGCCGTGGCGGGCGAAGACGGGATGGCCCCAGCGCACCCGGTCGGCCATGCGGCGGATCTTGGTGGCGACGCCCGCCTCGGTGGCCAGGTTCATGGACGTCCGTTCACGGTGGCGGCAGCGGCGCGAACACCGTCAGGGCGCCGGGCAGGCAGGTGAAGGTGACCGGGTCCGCCTCGACCATCTCGCCGTCGATCACCAGCTGCTGGGGCGGGTCGGTGGTGATCGTGATGCAGCGGGCCCGCAGGCACAGGAGGTCGGGGTGGTTGGCGGGCGACTGCACCACGGCGGAGGTGAGCAGGGAGGCGAGGGCATTGAGCCCCTGCAGGCGGGTGGTGGGCGAGGCGATGGTCACCTCCAGCAGGCCGTCGTCGGGGATCACCCGCCCGAAGCCCTGGGCCAGCACGGAGGTGGCGGGGGCCACGTTGGCCACGGTGATGGCGGCGGCCTGGACCTCGGTGACGGTGCCGTCGATCTCGACGCGGGCCTGGAAGGGCTGCTGGGACGCCAGCTGCTGGGCGCCGGCGAGCACGTAGGCGAGCGGGCCCAGCATCGTCTTGAGTTCCCGGGTGGCGCGATCCACCATCCCGGCCTCGAAGCCGACCCCGGCCAGCAGGGTCATCGGCATGTCGTTGCAGCGGGCGGCGTCCACGACGTGGGTGTGGCCGGCCAGGATCGTCTCGCAGGCAGCCACCAGGTCGGTGGGAATGAACAGTGCCGAGGCGAAGGCGTTGGCGGTGCCGCGGGGAAGGACGCCGAGGGGGATGCCGGTGCCCGCTACGGCCCCCGCCACGGCCGAGACGGTGCCGTCGCCACCGCAGGCCACGATCATGGCGTTGCCCGCCTCGTCGGCCGGCCGGGCCTGGAGCAGCTCAACCAGTTCCCGGCACTGGTCGGCCGGGTCGGTGCCGGCCCGGGTGAGCAGCACGGTGACCCGGAGCTGGGGTTCGAGGATCGAGCGGATCAGGGCCAGATCGGCGTTGGCATCCCCCTGGCCGGCGACGGGATTGAACAGCAGGTAGGCCGAACGGCCGTGGGACAGACCCCGCAGGGCCAGCTCGGCGGTGGCGGCATTGAGGGCCAGGGGCACGGCGGCCAGATCACAGGCGCGGATCAGCAGCCCGGCGTCGGGTGGGGTGCCCGCCGGTGCCGTCGGATCGAGGAAGGCCACCACCAGGCCCACCGCACCGGCCAGCACCTCGGCGGCCACCTGGATGTCCCCCCCCTCGGCGAGGGCCGCCAGCGCCGTGACCCGCAGCTGGGCGGTGCGCGGGTCGCTGCCGAGCGCGGCCGCCAGTTCGGCGCTGGCCAGCAGGGGGAAGCCGGCCACCGCCAGCGACTGCCGGTCGAGCCAGTCGAGCAGCGCCTCGCGGCGCGATGCACTTGCCAGCAGCGCCAGGGCATGGGCCATGGGGATCAGGCTAGGGGCGTCGCCGCCACCTTCCCATGGCCCGTCCCCAGCAGCGCCTGGCCGCCAACACCCCCGGGCCCTTCTATGTGGATCGGACCTGCATCGACTGCGGCACCTGCTGGCAGTTCGATCCGGCCCACTTCGCCCCCACCGGTCGCACGTCGCACGTGTGGGCCCAGCCGCAGGGCGAGGGCGACACCCGCGCGGCGCTGCTGGCACTTCAGGCCTGCCCGGTGGCGGCGATCGGCACCACCAGGGAGCTGCTGGCCCGGACCCCGGCCGATGGCTTCCCGGTCCTGGTATGCAGCCTGCCGGCGGGGCAGGTGCACTACGGCGGCTGGGCGTCGCGTAAAAGCTTCGGGGCCAGCAGCTGGCTGATCACCCGGCGCCACGCCGATGGCCGCCACCACAACGTGCTGATCGATTCCCCGCGCTGGAGCGGCGCCCTGGCCCGCCGGATCGAAGCCCTGGGCGGCCTGCAGCAGATCCTGCTCAGCCACCGCGACGACGTGGCCGACCACGACGCCTGGGCCGAACGCTTCGGCGCCGAACGCTGGATCCATGCCGCCGATGCCGACGCCGCCCCGGAGGCGGAGCATCGCTTCGAGGGCACCGAACCCATCGCGCTCGACGACGATCTGCTGGTGCTGCCGGTGCCGGGCCACACCGCCGGCTCGGTGGCGGTGCTGTTCGCCGGCCAGGTGCTGTTCAGCGGCGACCACCTCTGGTGGGGCGTGGATCCCCCCGGGGTGGTGGCCTCCCGCCGCTACTGCTGGTGGGACTGGCAGGAGCAGGTGCGTTCGGTGGAGCGGCTGCTCGACCTGGACGTGCGCTGGCTGCTGCCCGGCCACGGCCGCTGGCACCACTTCGCCCCGGGGGAGTGGCGGGTGGAGCTGGAGAAGACGCTGGCGCGGGTGACATCTGCCCGATGACACCACCATCGACCATTCGTGATCGATCACCGGGTGAGAGGGACCCCCTCGGTGGATGAAGGACCCAGGAGGCTCAGAGCACCCTGAAGTGAAACAGGACGCTCTCTTCGCAAATGGGGACTCCAGGGCCGTGTGACGTCCTGGGGCGAGCGGACGTCCTGTAGTGAAGTCGACAAGTGGTTAACGGGTCCGTGAACGATGGAGGTGCCTGGACTATGGGAGCTAGAATCCACTGGAGTGACTTGATTCCAGCGGCATCGATCTGTGGTGTCGGCCTTGGTTCTCGGACAATGGCAATTCCCTGCTGTGGTTCATGGAAACCGTCGAATAACAAGTTGGAAAGATGCGAACAGCTGCACCGAATCAGGCAGATTCTGAGCATGGCACGGTTTTGGGTCGCTTCTACTGAAGCCCTCATGCTCATGGCAGCAGGGCTATCCTGTCAGTGAACTTTGAACTACGCATTTCACGGGCAATCAGCTCGTTGAGGTGACCTGCACCACGGCGTGGGCCGAGCACTACGCTTTCGCAAGCCATCGTTCTCCGGCAGATGCGCAGGGACCGCTACGCGATCTCATCACGGCGGTGCGCTACGTGGATCGCATAGAGCAGCGGCAGGGCACGTGGCGCATCGCGGCGCGCAAGCTCATCCTCGACTAGTGGCGTGTCGATCCGGTGCTCGATGCCGGCGCCGGCCCAGCGGTGTCGCTCTTCAAGCGCGACAAGACCGATGGGTCGTATCGAATGCCTGAATGAAGTCAGAGCTCGAGTGCCGCGACCGACAGGTCGATGCCGCCGCGCACGAAGACTTCGGCCCGCGGGTTCACGAGAAAATTGATCGGCTGTAGCGTGAAGTAGTCGCGGTCGTACTCGTCGAGGCTCGCATCCGTTCGCGGGGCAGGGGCATCCAACCGCGTGAGGATGAAGCGATGCGGGCTCGTCACGGTGACACCGGGCGGTCGTTTCCATTCGTAGGTGTGGTAGAGGACGACCGCATCCGGGAACTGCTCCACGAGCCAACTCACGTGGGCCTGCAGCTTCGGGGCGATCGTGGCATCGGCCTGCCGGATGGCGGCACGCTTCTGCGCGTTCAGCACGTGCTCGCTCAGCGGACTCCACGCGGCATGCAGCCCGGGTAGTGCGTCGCGAATCGCATCGCGGTATTCCTGCATGAAAGCGCCGCCACGCTCTTGTGCCCGCACGAAGCGCACGTCGACCCGATGCGCAGGTTTCTCCACCAGCATGTGCCCGTGATAGAAATCCATCAGGCTGATCGCTTGGGACAGCGGAATGTTGCCGTTCCGGTTGGCGGGGTCGAGCGCGTAGCGGATCGTGGCGAACAGATTCTCGCGTAGCGGTGTGGGTAACCAGCGGGAATCGGTTGCCAGGCGCAATCGCCCCTGCGCCCGCTCCAGATCTGCAAACGTGAATCGAGCGTGCTGGCCGGGAACGACGGGGCGCCCCGGGCTCGTGCGGGCGGCGGTCGAGGTCTCGGTGGTGCCGCGCTCCTCGGTGCCGCGCTCGGCGGTGCTCGGTTTAGGATCCGGCACCTGGCTCTTCTTCCACGCTCGGCAACGCCTGGCCTTCGCGGCGATAGACGCGGTAGCTGTCTTCGCCCTGACCCTGCCACGGCCGATCGGCGATGCGCTCGCGCAGATGCGCGTTTTCCAGGCACTTCCCCTGCACGTCGAGCACGCGATGCGCGAGCTTGAAGCCCTCCAACAGTGACACTTGCCCAGGAATCGTCTCGACCACCAGCGCATCCTGCGCGAGCTGCACCGAGCGCTCATCGAGCACGACCGTCGAGTCGGCAGGATCGCGAACGAACACATGGTCCTGGATGCGTGCACGCAGGCTCGCGGCCGGGCCGGTATGAAACTTCGTGGCGAGCAGCTCATATGTCGGCGATGCATCGAGCTGTCCCCGCCAGCGGCCGAGGAACTCTTCACCGGAACGCAGGTTGCGCGTCAGCAGGTCGATGAGCGCGTACGACGTGCCGTCGAACTCGAACATCTCTTCGTTGCCGAAGAAGCCGTGGCGCATCAGCCCGCGGGTGAGGTAGGGCAGCGGCACACCGCCGAACGTCTCTTCGGCGAGCACGCGATGATGGTCCACGCTCGGCGAGCCGCCCCAGATGAACTGCATGTAGTGGCAGAGGTTGTTGCGCACGTGCGCGATCACGCGCGTGAGCCGGCTCTGGGCAGTCAGGTATTCGGACTCGGCCTCGTACATCTTGGTGCGCGCATCTGCCGCTTGTCGGGCTGCCGCTTCGAGGCGCGCGGCACGCTGCCGTGCCTGCTCGGCATCGGTCGGTACCGGCTCCTGGCGCGCAGTCTCGAGATCGAGACGGCGCTGATTGGCTTCGGCGCGGCGCCGGATCAACGTGCGCGAAAGGGCGTCGTTCGTGCCCACGGTCGCCTGCAGGTCGGCGGCGAGCTGAGCCGGCAGCGCAGGGATCAGCAGATGCGCGTGCTCCGACAGAAACTTTGCATCGACCGCCGCCGGCTTCGGCAACGTCCGCGCGCGCAGCACGACGGGACGCAGGTCGTACAGCTCGGTGCGCACGGAGTACGAGCGCAGCAGCTGGTAGTAGAAGTAGTTCGCGGTGATTTCCTGGTTGCGATTCTCGATCGCTGTCGTGACCTCGACGACGTCTTCGGTCTCGATCTGCTCGCGTACCTTCACTTCTCGTTTTTCGTTGTAGTTGACCGAGGTCTTCAGTGCGGCTTCCGCGAGCAGGCTCTGCGTCGCGCGGCTGTTCGTCGCCAGCTCGAAGCCCGTCTGCGTCTGTACGTCCACGCTGGCTACCAGGATGTCGAAGCTCGCGCTGGCCGTGACGGACAAGTTGTACTTGGCCGACATCTCGCGGACGAACTCCGCGGTT
This genomic stretch from Cyanobium gracile PCC 6307 harbors:
- the moaB gene encoding molybdenum cofactor biosynthesis protein B; the encoded protein is MTLAIALLTVSDTRTLADDPSGDALQQRLEAAGHRLLERTLVPDDRYRIRAELSRWIADPAVQVVISSGGTGLTGRDGTPEAVAPLLDKTIEGFGELFRVLSFETIGTSTLQSRALAGVANGTVVFVLPGSLDAVCTAWDRLIRAQLDTATRPCNLVQLLPRLREPADQAP
- a CDS encoding mechanosensitive ion channel family protein, producing the protein MVQRRQLPTGDVVLEARVPERSQPLPLLTITPADASLNGTSAWALGERWQQRLQSRLRHARRVMRPADLRRRWQVTVLVELVLVLFVAATVWLWRQNRRRGATLQARRDPAPDRALDQRLLLHQALGLVLLMALLLQLMAMLALGVMAVPGKVPLGLQLLLQPVHSLLKVLVVGLVALLVRSLATFLLHQWADGARVPVEEQARREQRHRSLLRVSHRLIDLACLLVAAGWILIDIPGIRAASSSLLLAGGALLGGLALVFQGLLRDFVAGLAVLIEDRYAIGDWVEIDGLEGDVVDVGVLSTQLRCLDHRMAVVQNSAFDRVVNHTKLRSGEEVKLLLSHRCSAIDQALAVVAEELAAFHADPAWGPRLLTPPLLRGVSATGPLGITVSMLLTTVAGEQWACSRELQGRLVARFQREGIPLADGLELAGTARVR
- a CDS encoding methyltransferase, yielding MDPSADLTSRFLQLACGNWITQMLHVAAELAIADHLAAAGPEGLTAEELAARCGADGESLFRLLRGLASLGVFAESGSQPRRYVLTPLAELLRSDHPGSLRQFVRMLGGEHYDAWTDLLHSVRSGESAFRHRFGAPVFAWYGHNPGRGAIFDGAMTDFSRVETEGLLATWDFSDARHLIDVGGGRGQLLQTLLRHHGHLRGTLFDQPAVVAPVAVPPELEGRFSVAGGDFFAGVPAGGDTYLLKHILHDWGDDACLTILGHIRAGLAPGGRLLILEQVIPPGNGPAPGKLLDLNMLVMTEGGRERTPTEYGQLLERAGLRLAGIHPTPSPVAVVEAVAA
- a CDS encoding DUF1350 family protein, whose translation is MVVFIGGAFFGTFPTVFYRRFLSLLHAEGYTVVALPFRFSFRHWSIALSLVAYQDELRRELAELATRLGHAPDPYVDWKPFTWIGHSLGCKYLALLELLSDLELEALRRALADCIGADQAGRLIAALSSEPLDHQSLHNQPTLLLDPVMADLEDAVPLPFLQKLLNRWIRVLPSRSESFCIVGNSRLFNLTSIVGFGSRLAATTVASFVDLLGPRLRHLIRLEPRDHLAIMGVGHTDMEVVSAVSDWLNQEPAWHASGE
- a CDS encoding metallophosphoesterase family protein, translating into MNLATEAGVATKIRRMADRVRWGHPVFARHGIDPCRLAVAGDPGTPEAFSFLVLGDSGTGLHRRATPQRRVAEQLLAHGADARFLLHTGDVVYPVGSSEQYPDNFIRPYREWIVGGEDWRGLRYDQLVFRVPFLPVLGNHDYYDLPLPLGLLAGLTAPPRRLLRRWIQLDVGWHGSYVGQAWARAFLDGLAAVPEAGLEEHLARTRTATVDGARCLLYRPGAFTRLPHRHYTFRWAGLDVFALDSNTFNQPLPAGDDDGELRRRRQQLDAERGALLLSLGPLSGDEDARDDRAAKAQQLDEQIRDIDKQLESGPPAVDQEQLDWFADALIASWRNPEVRGRLLVLHHPPVVTEVSKWDQGQTLAVRARLRGVLDRVAAALGDRPAGRPLIDLAFSGHAHCLELLHTGDTGHGDAHIPWLICGGSGYSLRRQRPEGPELLEGPAGSERVVARSRLFLGRSGRGSSLRRSYSALRVDVAAGSPLTLTLTPLVAEKAEGRWRHGTLDPILLPATG
- a CDS encoding NAD(P)H-dependent oxidoreductase; amino-acid sequence: MTLSFAELLDALRWRYATKQFDPSRRIPADTWAALEAALVLTPSSYGLQPWRFLVIEDPALRAELRPHSWNQSQITEASHLVVFLARRTIELADLTRLIEATSAARGVPAEPLEGYRQMMQKDLVDGPRSAAIATWASNQVYIALGNFMTAAALLQVDTCPIEGFSPPDYDRLLGLETTPYRSAVVCAAGYRDPADKYADLAKVRYPLDELIEHR
- a CDS encoding nucleoside deaminase, whose amino-acid sequence is MAAATPDHETFIRQAIDLSRKAALEYGTGGAFGAVIVRDGVVISQGMNRVVASHDPTWHGEMEAIRLACITLQSFKLPGCILYTSAEPCPMCMATCYWAGIEEVVYAATVEDALAYGDFDDRPIYEQLALPKEQRSIRLTQILREEAVEVWKEYQALPDRVRY